Proteins encoded together in one Bradyrhizobium sp. CB82 window:
- a CDS encoding ABC transporter permease, whose product MTDIGSSRPAAQAFELVPGKGESRVAEFEVRARSPLQKLQHFLHANPTAVPAIVLLLSVAAFGITVGPRFLSMFNLSLIIQQVTIIGVIGAAQTLIVITAGIDLSVGAIMVLCSVIMGKLAVTMGLPAPIALVVGVATGAGCGLLNGALVTRLKLPPFIVTLGTWSIFFALNLWYSASETIRSQEVAKIAPLLQALGTPVNVLGARFTYGSFFMLGLVALIWFVLNRTAFGRHLYAVGDDPDAARLAGIRTDRILFSVYVIAGVICALGAWALIGRIGSISPQAGQTANLDSITAVVVGGASLFGGRGSIIGTLIGALIVGVFRNGLALSDVDVLWQEFAVGWLIIIAVALDQWIRKVSA is encoded by the coding sequence ATGACCGATATCGGCAGTAGTCGCCCCGCTGCCCAGGCCTTCGAGCTCGTGCCCGGCAAGGGCGAGAGCCGCGTGGCCGAATTCGAAGTCCGCGCAAGATCGCCGCTTCAGAAGCTTCAGCACTTCCTGCACGCCAATCCGACGGCGGTGCCGGCGATTGTGCTCCTGCTCAGCGTTGCGGCGTTCGGCATCACCGTCGGCCCGCGCTTTCTCTCGATGTTCAACCTGTCGCTGATCATCCAGCAGGTCACGATCATCGGGGTGATCGGGGCGGCGCAGACCTTGATCGTGATCACCGCCGGCATCGATCTGTCGGTTGGGGCGATCATGGTGCTGTGCTCCGTCATCATGGGCAAGCTTGCGGTCACCATGGGGCTGCCCGCTCCAATCGCGCTCGTCGTCGGCGTCGCCACGGGGGCCGGCTGCGGCTTGCTCAATGGTGCGCTCGTGACCCGGCTCAAGCTGCCGCCCTTCATCGTCACGCTCGGGACATGGTCGATCTTTTTCGCGCTCAATCTCTGGTATTCGGCGTCCGAGACCATCCGTTCGCAGGAGGTCGCGAAAATCGCCCCGCTGCTGCAGGCATTGGGAACGCCGGTGAACGTCCTTGGCGCCCGTTTCACCTACGGCTCCTTCTTCATGCTCGGACTTGTGGCGTTGATCTGGTTCGTGCTGAATCGTACGGCCTTCGGTCGCCATCTCTATGCGGTGGGCGATGATCCCGATGCGGCGCGGCTTGCCGGCATCCGAACCGACCGCATCCTCTTCAGCGTCTATGTGATCGCCGGCGTGATTTGCGCGCTCGGTGCGTGGGCGCTGATCGGGCGCATCGGCTCGATCAGCCCGCAGGCCGGCCAGACGGCCAATCTGGACAGCATCACGGCGGTCGTCGTCGGTGGTGCCAGCCTATTCGGCGGGCGTGGTTCGATTATCGGCACGTTGATCGGCGCCCTCATCGTCGGCGTATTTCGCAACGGGCTCGCATTGTCCGATGTCGACGTGCTCTGGCAGGAATTCGCCGTCGGCTGGCTGATCATCATCGCAGTGGCGCTCGATCAATGGATTCGCAAGGTGTCAGCATGA